A genomic window from Halorubrum lacusprofundi ATCC 49239 includes:
- a CDS encoding 2-oxo acid dehydrogenase subunit E2, translated as MPVKEFKLPDVGEGVAEGELVTWLVAPGDRVEEDQPVAEVETDKALVEVPSRYDGTVEELFVEEGDIVPVGDVIISFRVGEDGEDVEAGGDDSAETGADATEPEPETDIGAETDAESDAETEPDTPPGRTFAPPSARRLARELGVDIAVVDGSGPGGRIGEADVRAHAEGGGDHAGADAGDSGSDKAPAPTPTDVGSSDRKSAVHKRGDDGSAESSADAPSAAGAPESAGRETTLATPATRKVARELGVDIDDVPTDETRDGEAFVTGEIVRAYAEALESGASPAADAVDTSAPEPKSADASLSAPGSADETIPYRGVRRTIGKQMERSKYTAPHVSHHDTAEVDGLVAAREELKRRAEEQGVKLTYMPFVMKAIVAGLKEYPSLNSELREDDEEIVLKGDYNLGIAVATDAGLMVPVVENVDEKGLFELAEEVRDLASRARERKLTPAEMKGGTFSITNFGAIGGEYATPIINYPETAILGLGAIEERPVVRDGEVVAAPTLPLSLSIDHRVIDGAVAAEFANTVMEHLEHPLLLLTQ; from the coding sequence ATGCCGGTCAAAGAGTTCAAACTGCCCGACGTGGGCGAAGGAGTCGCCGAGGGCGAGCTGGTCACTTGGCTGGTCGCGCCCGGCGACCGCGTCGAGGAGGATCAGCCGGTCGCGGAGGTCGAGACCGACAAGGCGCTCGTCGAGGTCCCCTCGCGGTACGACGGGACCGTCGAGGAGCTGTTCGTCGAGGAGGGAGATATCGTCCCCGTCGGCGACGTGATCATCTCGTTCCGCGTCGGAGAGGACGGTGAAGACGTCGAGGCGGGAGGAGACGACTCCGCAGAGACGGGAGCCGACGCCACGGAGCCGGAGCCGGAGACGGACATCGGCGCCGAGACCGACGCGGAATCCGACGCCGAGACGGAGCCCGACACCCCGCCCGGCCGGACCTTCGCGCCGCCGTCGGCCCGTCGACTCGCCCGCGAACTGGGCGTCGACATCGCCGTCGTCGACGGGAGCGGTCCCGGCGGTCGGATCGGCGAGGCCGACGTGCGGGCGCACGCGGAGGGCGGTGGCGACCACGCTGGCGCCGACGCGGGCGATTCTGGCTCCGACAAGGCACCGGCCCCGACCCCGACCGACGTGGGATCCAGTGACCGGAAATCCGCCGTACACAAGCGCGGTGACGACGGATCCGCCGAATCCTCTGCGGACGCCCCGTCCGCTGCCGGGGCTCCCGAGTCGGCCGGCCGCGAGACGACGCTCGCGACGCCCGCGACCCGGAAGGTCGCCCGCGAACTGGGCGTCGACATCGACGACGTGCCGACCGACGAGACCCGGGACGGCGAGGCGTTCGTCACCGGCGAGATCGTTCGGGCCTACGCGGAGGCGCTGGAGTCGGGGGCGTCGCCCGCGGCGGACGCGGTCGATACGTCGGCGCCCGAACCGAAATCCGCCGATGCCTCGCTGAGCGCCCCTGGCTCGGCCGACGAGACCATCCCCTATCGCGGGGTGCGGCGTACCATCGGAAAGCAGATGGAGCGGTCGAAGTACACCGCTCCGCACGTCAGCCACCACGATACCGCCGAGGTCGACGGGCTGGTGGCGGCGCGGGAAGAACTGAAACGGCGCGCGGAGGAGCAGGGCGTGAAGCTCACCTACATGCCGTTCGTGATGAAGGCGATCGTCGCGGGGCTGAAGGAGTACCCGTCCCTCAACAGTGAGCTTCGCGAGGACGACGAGGAAATCGTGTTGAAGGGCGACTACAACCTCGGGATCGCCGTCGCGACCGACGCCGGGCTGATGGTGCCGGTCGTCGAGAACGTCGACGAGAAGGGGCTCTTCGAGCTGGCGGAGGAGGTCAGAGATCTCGCTTCGCGCGCCCGCGAGCGCAAGCTCACGCCGGCGGAGATGAAGGGCGGCACGTTCTCGATCACCAACTTCGGCGCCATCGGCGGGGAGTACGCCACGCCGATCATCAACTATCCCGAGACCGCGATCCTCGGGCTGGGCGCCATCGAGGAGCGCCCGGTCGTGCGCGACGGTGAGGTCGTCGCGGCGCCGACGCTTCCGCTTTCGCTGTCGATCGACCATCGCGTGATCGACGGCGCGGTCGCGGCCGAGTTCGCGAACACCGTGATGGAACACCTTGAACATCCGCTGCTACTGTTGACTCAATAA
- the lpdA gene encoding dihydrolipoyl dehydrogenase, which translates to MVVGDIATGTEVLVIGAGPGGYVAAIRAAQKGLDTTLVEKDAYGGACLNRGCIPSKALITGSGLAHEAGNAESMGIHADPAVDMGKMVEWKDGVVDRLTGGVEKLCKANGVNLVPGTASFVDEHTARVAHGGQGQGSESIEFEHAIIATGSRPIQIPGFEFAEDHVWSSADALDADTVPDRLGIVGGGYIGMELATTYAKLGADVTVVEMLDDILDPYEDDVKRIVRKRAEELGVEFHFGEGASEWSEGADGGYLLHTETEEGEESTYGADKILVAVGRQPVTDGLDVDNAGIETDDRGFIETDDRTRTAVEHIHAVGDVAGDPMLAHVASKEGIVAAEVIAGEPTALDQQAIPAAVFTDPEIGTVGMTEEEAEADGFDPVVGEMPFNASGRAMTTGHTEGFVRLVADDETGFVLGAQIVGPEASELIAEAALAIEMGATLEDVAATVHTHPTLAEAVMEAAENARGQAIHTLNR; encoded by the coding sequence ATGGTTGTCGGAGACATCGCAACCGGAACGGAGGTACTGGTGATCGGCGCGGGACCGGGCGGCTACGTCGCCGCCATCCGCGCCGCACAGAAGGGGCTCGACACGACGCTCGTCGAGAAGGACGCCTACGGCGGCGCCTGCCTGAATCGCGGCTGTATCCCCTCGAAGGCGCTGATCACGGGATCGGGGCTCGCTCACGAGGCCGGCAACGCCGAGTCGATGGGTATCCACGCGGACCCCGCCGTCGACATGGGGAAGATGGTCGAGTGGAAAGACGGCGTGGTCGACCGACTCACCGGCGGCGTCGAGAAGCTCTGTAAGGCGAACGGCGTCAACCTCGTGCCGGGGACCGCCTCGTTCGTCGACGAACACACCGCGCGCGTCGCCCACGGCGGCCAGGGACAGGGCTCCGAGTCGATCGAGTTCGAGCACGCGATCATTGCGACCGGATCGCGGCCGATCCAGATACCCGGCTTCGAGTTCGCCGAGGACCACGTCTGGAGCTCCGCCGACGCGCTCGACGCCGACACGGTCCCCGACCGGCTCGGGATCGTCGGCGGCGGGTATATCGGCATGGAGCTGGCGACGACGTACGCCAAGCTCGGCGCCGACGTGACCGTCGTCGAGATGCTCGACGACATCCTCGACCCCTACGAGGACGACGTGAAGCGGATCGTCCGCAAACGGGCCGAGGAGCTGGGCGTCGAGTTCCACTTTGGCGAGGGCGCGAGCGAGTGGTCGGAGGGCGCCGACGGCGGCTACCTCCTCCACACGGAGACCGAGGAGGGCGAGGAGTCGACGTACGGCGCCGACAAGATCCTCGTCGCCGTCGGCCGCCAGCCTGTCACAGACGGACTCGACGTAGACAATGCCGGGATCGAGACGGACGACCGCGGCTTCATCGAGACGGACGACCGCACCCGCACCGCGGTCGAGCACATTCACGCCGTCGGCGACGTGGCGGGCGACCCGATGCTCGCGCACGTGGCCTCGAAAGAGGGGATCGTCGCTGCCGAGGTGATCGCGGGCGAACCCACGGCGCTCGACCAGCAGGCGATCCCGGCGGCCGTCTTCACCGACCCCGAGATCGGAACGGTCGGGATGACCGAGGAAGAAGCCGAGGCGGACGGGTTTGACCCGGTGGTCGGCGAGATGCCCTTCAACGCCTCCGGTCGCGCGATGACGACCGGTCACACCGAGGGGTTCGTCCGGCTCGTCGCCGACGACGAGACCGGGTTCGTCCTCGGCGCGCAGATTGTCGGCCCGGAGGCCTCGGAGCTGATCGCCGAGGCCGCGCTCGCGATCGAGATGGGCGCGACGCTGGAGGACGTGGCGGCGACGGTCCACACCCACCCGACGCTCGCGGAGGCGGTAATGGAGGCCGCGGAGAACGCCCGCGGACAGGCGATTCACACGCTGAATCGGTAG
- a CDS encoding DNA-directed DNA polymerase II large subunit, with protein sequence MRPDDERYFAQIEDRLDEAWDVAEAAKEQGHDPKPKIEIPIARDMADRVENILGIDGVAERVRELEGEMSREEAALELVTDFVEGTVGDYDSRAGKVEGAVRTAVALLTEGVVAAPIEGIDRVELLENDDGTEFVNVYYAGPIRSAGGTAQALSVLVADYARSLLDIDEYKPRDVEVERYAEEISLYDKETGLQYSPKDKESKFIAQHMPVMLDGEATGDEEVSGFRDLERVDTNSARGGMCLVAAEGIALKAPKIQRYTRDLDEVDWPWLQDLIDGTIGKDGGGASDEAPENAGAEGDDDSEDTAGNESDGDDADDADSETDGPAGPLRPKSSQKFLRDLIAGRPVFTHPSEAGGFRLRYGRARNHGFATGGVHPATMHLVDDFLAAGTQIKTERPGKAHGVIPVDSIEGPTVRLANGEVRRIDDPEEAKEIRNGVEKVLDLGEYLVNYGEFVENNHPLAPASYVYEWWVQEFETAGADVQAMRDDPHVDLEHPDVDEALAWAREYDCPLHPEYTYLWHDVSVDAFEALADAVAAGDVVEGVLAIERTETTQHALESLLVQHVATPDALRIPTWRPLARSLGIDDGLRKTWSADDLSAAAREWDDGENAVKAINEVAPFEIRERAPTRIGNRMGRPEKSESRDLSPAVHTLFPINEAGGPQRDVAEAAGTMDDSGHRGRLDLEVSDRVCPDCGEHTYRAQCPDCGVHTDLHYECGDCGTVCEPDEAGRVECPRCEWEVTAATYQEVDLNDAYRSALETVGERESAFEILKGVQGLTSRNKTPEPIEKGVLRAKNGVTSFKDGTVRYDMTDLPVTSVRAEELDITADHLREIGYETDIDGEPLRHDDQLVELRVQDIVLSDGAAEHMLKTAGFVDDLLEQFYGLDRFYEFNERDDLVGELVFGMAPHTSAATVGRVVGFTSAAVGYAHPYFHAAKRRNCFHPETEIEYRDDAGWHRETIEKFVEERLNDPQTDDFGTLVNELDGNVEVPSIDEHGNKSTQPVTAVSKHLSQDHLVQVETQRGRSIRVTPDHTMLRVADGGVQKVAANELEIGDSVPTTTLRHEMSVGATVDVTTDGGIEADTVASVDFLESDIEHTYNLTVAETHTLAANDLLVAQCDGDEDCVMLLMDGLLNFSKTFLPDQRGGRMDAPLVMSSRIDPSEIDDEAHNVDIAREYPREFYDATLEMADPESVEDLIQIGEDTLGTDEEYHGFGHTHDTTDIAMGPDLSAYKTLGDMMEKMDAQLELARKLRAVDETDVAERVIEYHFLPDIIGNLRAFSRQKTRCLDCGEKYRRMPLSGDCRECGGRVNLTVHEGSVSKYVDTAIEVADRFGCRPYTKQRLKVLDQSLESIFEDDTNKQSGIADFM encoded by the coding sequence ATGAGGCCGGACGACGAGCGCTACTTCGCTCAGATCGAAGACCGGCTCGACGAGGCGTGGGACGTGGCCGAGGCCGCCAAGGAGCAGGGTCACGACCCGAAACCGAAGATCGAGATCCCGATCGCCCGCGATATGGCCGACCGGGTCGAGAACATTCTCGGAATCGACGGGGTCGCGGAGCGCGTCCGCGAGTTGGAAGGCGAGATGTCCCGCGAGGAGGCGGCCCTCGAACTCGTCACCGACTTCGTCGAGGGGACCGTCGGCGACTACGACTCCCGGGCCGGCAAGGTCGAAGGCGCGGTCCGGACCGCGGTCGCGCTGCTCACCGAGGGGGTCGTCGCCGCGCCGATCGAGGGGATCGACCGGGTCGAGCTGCTGGAAAACGACGACGGCACCGAATTCGTCAACGTCTACTACGCCGGTCCGATCCGGTCTGCGGGCGGGACCGCGCAGGCGCTGTCCGTGCTCGTCGCCGACTACGCCCGATCGTTGCTCGACATCGACGAGTACAAGCCGCGAGACGTAGAGGTCGAGCGCTACGCCGAGGAGATCTCGTTGTACGACAAGGAGACAGGCCTCCAGTACTCGCCGAAGGACAAGGAGTCGAAGTTCATCGCACAGCACATGCCCGTCATGCTCGACGGGGAAGCGACGGGCGACGAGGAGGTCTCCGGGTTCCGCGATCTGGAACGCGTCGACACCAACTCCGCGCGCGGCGGGATGTGTCTCGTGGCCGCCGAAGGGATCGCGCTGAAGGCCCCGAAGATCCAGCGGTACACCCGCGACCTCGACGAGGTCGACTGGCCGTGGCTGCAAGATCTGATCGACGGAACGATCGGCAAGGACGGCGGCGGCGCGAGCGACGAGGCTCCCGAGAATGCCGGCGCAGAGGGAGACGACGACAGCGAGGACACCGCGGGCAACGAGAGCGACGGGGACGACGCGGATGATGCCGATTCGGAAACCGATGGCCCTGCTGGCCCCCTCCGTCCGAAGTCCTCACAGAAGTTCCTCCGGGACCTGATCGCAGGCCGTCCCGTCTTTACCCACCCGAGTGAGGCGGGTGGATTCCGACTTCGATACGGTCGCGCGCGCAACCACGGGTTCGCGACCGGCGGGGTCCACCCGGCGACCATGCACCTCGTCGACGACTTCCTCGCGGCGGGCACCCAGATCAAGACGGAGCGTCCGGGGAAAGCCCACGGGGTCATCCCCGTCGACTCCATCGAGGGGCCGACCGTGCGACTCGCGAACGGCGAGGTCCGGCGGATCGACGACCCTGAGGAGGCGAAGGAGATCCGGAACGGCGTCGAGAAAGTGCTCGATCTCGGCGAGTATCTCGTCAACTACGGCGAGTTCGTCGAGAACAACCACCCGCTCGCGCCCGCCTCGTACGTCTACGAGTGGTGGGTTCAGGAGTTTGAGACCGCCGGTGCCGACGTGCAGGCCATGCGGGACGACCCCCACGTCGACCTTGAACACCCCGATGTCGACGAGGCGCTCGCGTGGGCGCGCGAGTACGACTGTCCGCTTCACCCGGAGTACACGTACCTCTGGCACGACGTGTCGGTCGATGCGTTCGAGGCGCTCGCAGATGCGGTTGCCGCCGGCGACGTGGTCGAGGGCGTCCTCGCGATCGAGCGCACGGAGACGACGCAGCACGCGCTGGAGTCGCTGCTGGTCCAACACGTCGCGACGCCGGACGCGCTCCGGATCCCCACGTGGCGCCCGCTGGCGCGGTCGCTCGGAATCGACGACGGGCTCCGAAAGACGTGGAGCGCGGACGACCTCTCGGCGGCGGCCCGCGAGTGGGATGACGGTGAGAACGCGGTGAAAGCCATCAACGAAGTCGCTCCCTTCGAGATTCGCGAGCGGGCGCCGACCCGGATCGGCAACCGGATGGGCCGCCCGGAGAAGTCGGAGAGCCGTGACCTCTCGCCGGCGGTCCACACCCTGTTCCCGATCAACGAGGCCGGCGGCCCCCAGCGCGACGTGGCGGAGGCCGCGGGGACGATGGACGACTCGGGCCACCGAGGGCGGCTGGACCTGGAGGTCTCCGACCGGGTGTGCCCCGACTGTGGCGAGCACACGTACCGGGCGCAGTGCCCGGACTGCGGGGTCCACACCGACCTCCACTACGAGTGCGGCGACTGCGGCACCGTCTGCGAGCCCGACGAGGCCGGCCGCGTCGAGTGCCCGCGCTGCGAGTGGGAGGTGACGGCGGCGACCTACCAGGAGGTCGACCTCAACGACGCGTACCGCTCCGCGCTGGAGACCGTCGGCGAGCGGGAATCCGCCTTCGAGATTCTGAAGGGCGTTCAGGGGCTCACCTCGCGGAACAAGACCCCCGAGCCGATCGAGAAGGGGGTCCTCCGCGCGAAAAATGGTGTCACATCGTTCAAGGACGGCACCGTCAGGTACGACATGACCGACCTCCCGGTCACGTCGGTCCGCGCCGAGGAGCTCGACATCACCGCCGACCACCTCCGAGAGATCGGTTACGAGACAGATATCGACGGCGAACCCCTGCGCCACGACGATCAACTGGTGGAGCTTCGGGTGCAGGACATCGTCCTCTCCGACGGCGCTGCCGAGCACATGCTCAAGACTGCGGGCTTCGTCGACGACCTCTTAGAGCAGTTCTACGGGCTCGACCGCTTCTACGAGTTCAACGAGCGCGACGACCTCGTCGGCGAGCTCGTCTTCGGGATGGCGCCGCACACGAGCGCCGCAACTGTCGGGAGAGTGGTGGGTTTCACGTCGGCCGCCGTGGGATACGCTCATCCGTACTTTCACGCCGCCAAGCGGCGCAACTGCTTCCACCCGGAGACGGAGATTGAGTATCGAGACGACGCAGGGTGGCACCGCGAGACCATCGAGAAATTCGTTGAGGAGCGACTGAATGATCCCCAGACCGACGACTTCGGAACACTCGTCAACGAACTCGATGGCAACGTCGAGGTTCCTTCGATCGACGAACACGGAAACAAGTCGACACAGCCGGTGACTGCCGTCTCGAAACACCTGAGTCAGGACCATCTCGTCCAGGTCGAGACCCAGCGCGGACGTTCGATTCGCGTGACACCCGACCACACGATGCTGCGAGTCGCGGATGGAGGCGTTCAAAAGGTCGCTGCAAACGAACTGGAGATCGGCGATTCGGTCCCGACGACAACTCTTCGTCACGAGATGTCGGTGGGCGCTACTGTCGACGTGACGACGGACGGGGGGATCGAGGCGGACACAGTTGCCTCGGTCGATTTCCTCGAAAGCGACATCGAACACACTTACAATCTCACAGTCGCCGAGACGCACACGCTCGCGGCGAACGATTTACTGGTCGCTCAGTGTGACGGAGACGAGGATTGCGTTATGCTCCTCATGGACGGACTTCTCAACTTCTCGAAGACGTTCTTACCGGACCAACGCGGCGGTCGTATGGACGCGCCCCTCGTGATGTCCTCGCGGATCGACCCGTCGGAGATCGACGACGAGGCGCACAACGTCGACATCGCGCGGGAGTACCCTCGCGAGTTCTACGACGCGACGCTGGAGATGGCCGATCCGGAGTCGGTCGAGGACCTGATTCAGATCGGCGAGGACACGCTCGGGACCGACGAGGAGTACCACGGGTTCGGCCACACCCACGACACGACGGACATCGCGATGGGACCCGATCTGTCGGCGTACAAGACGCTCGGCGACATGATGGAGAAGATGGACGCCCAGCTGGAGCTGGCCCGGAAGCTGCGCGCGGTCGACGAGACGGACGTGGCCGAGCGCGTGATCGAGTACCACTTCCTGCCGGACATCATCGGGAACCTCCGGGCGTTCTCGCGGCAGAAGACGCGGTGTCTCGACTGCGGCGAGAAGTACCGACGGATGCCGCTATCTGGCGACTGCCGCGAGTGCGGCGGGCGGGTGAACCTCACCGTCCACGAGGGGTCGGTGAGCAAGTACGTCGACACGGCGATCGAGGTCGCCGATCGGTTCGGCTGCCGGCCCTACACGAAACAGCGGTTGAAGGTGTTAGACCAGTCGCTGGAGTCGATCTTCGAGGACGACACCAACAAGCAGTCGGGTATCGCGGACTTCATGTGA
- a CDS encoding NifU family protein: MSTDTTDADNDLRERITNFLRRNFPQIQMHGGSAAISHLDRESGEVTVQLGGACSGCGISPMTIQAIKSRMVKEIPEIETVHADTGAGAGADGDLGGTSSGGMSPSFPGETTDDGGDDEGPQAPF; the protein is encoded by the coding sequence ATGAGCACGGACACCACTGACGCGGACAACGACCTCCGCGAGCGGATCACGAACTTCCTGCGACGCAACTTCCCGCAGATCCAGATGCACGGCGGGAGCGCCGCCATCAGCCACCTCGACCGCGAGAGCGGCGAGGTCACAGTCCAGCTCGGTGGCGCCTGTTCCGGCTGCGGTATCTCTCCCATGACGATCCAAGCGATCAAGTCCCGGATGGTCAAGGAGATCCCCGAGATCGAGACGGTCCACGCCGACACGGGCGCGGGCGCCGGCGCCGACGGCGACCTCGGCGGCACCAGCAGCGGCGGCATGTCACCCTCCTTCCCCGGCGAGACGACCGACGACGGCGGCGACGACGAAGGCCCCCAGGCCCCGTTCTGA
- a CDS encoding AsnC family transcriptional regulator yields the protein MRDLDETDLEILSLLAEDARRPFSEIGDRVGLSGPAVSDRVTRLEETGVIKRFTVDVDRTKLRAGVPVLVDVELPVGAESTDGSNTLDAARERVRDADAVEHQFVTAEGDLRVYARVEGRNVREWVVGLFEGVGVEDYTVTLVDEFEWTPSIEGVEFALTCAECSNTVDSEGETARIDGEVYHFCCPSCLSQFRERYQRLEEGA from the coding sequence ATGCGCGACCTCGACGAGACGGATTTAGAGATCCTGTCGCTTCTGGCTGAGGACGCCCGGCGCCCATTTAGCGAGATCGGCGACCGGGTTGGGCTGTCGGGACCGGCGGTCTCCGACCGCGTCACCCGGCTGGAGGAGACCGGCGTTATCAAGCGATTCACGGTCGACGTCGATCGGACGAAGCTCCGCGCCGGGGTTCCCGTTCTGGTGGACGTGGAGCTGCCGGTTGGCGCCGAATCGACCGACGGATCGAACACCCTCGACGCGGCCCGCGAGCGCGTCCGCGACGCCGACGCCGTCGAGCACCAGTTCGTCACGGCTGAGGGCGACCTCCGCGTGTACGCCCGCGTCGAGGGCCGGAACGTTCGGGAGTGGGTGGTCGGGCTGTTTGAGGGGGTCGGCGTCGAGGACTACACGGTCACGCTGGTCGACGAGTTCGAGTGGACGCCCTCGATCGAGGGCGTGGAGTTCGCGTTGACCTGCGCGGAGTGTTCCAACACGGTCGACAGCGAAGGCGAGACGGCGCGGATCGACGGCGAGGTGTACCACTTCTGTTGTCCGTCCTGCCTGTCGCAGTTCCGGGAGCGGTACCAGCGGCTGGAGGAGGGGGCGTGA
- a CDS encoding DUF5783 family protein, with protein MADEFDPEKFEDKYAHYFNELQRAYKNAFNQMNDRYDSELIHGIDQTVLNESEPFYEDGEFRVELPENPRERIRGAVPVDDELFKEALNEYVDRIESELYRTLGVDRPE; from the coding sequence ATGGCCGACGAGTTCGACCCCGAGAAGTTCGAGGACAAGTACGCCCACTACTTCAACGAGCTCCAGCGGGCGTACAAGAACGCGTTCAACCAGATGAACGACCGGTACGACTCGGAGCTGATCCACGGAATCGACCAGACGGTGCTCAACGAGTCCGAACCGTTCTACGAGGACGGCGAGTTCCGCGTCGAACTCCCCGAGAACCCCCGCGAGCGCATCCGTGGGGCAGTTCCCGTCGACGATGAGCTGTTCAAGGAGGCGCTCAACGAGTACGTCGACCGGATCGAGTCGGAGCTGTACCGGACGCTGGGCGTCGATCGCCCGGAGTGA
- a CDS encoding alpha-ketoacid dehydrogenase subunit beta: MSETQNLTVVQAVRDGLYTEMREDDDVLVLGQDVGKNGGVFRATEGLFDEFGGDRVVDTPLAESGIVGAAVGMAAMGLKPVPEIQFSGFMYPGFDQIVSHMARFRTRSRGRFNLPMTLRAPYGGGIRAPEHHSESKEAFYAHEAGLKVVIPSTPYDAKGLLAASIRDPDPVIFLEPKLIYRAFRGEVPEEPYTVPIGEAVTRREGGDVAVFTYGAMTRPTLEAAETLAEEGIDCEVVDLRTVSPLDREAIIEAFEATGRAVVVHEAPKTGGLAGEITAIIQEEALLYQEAPVKRVTGFDVPYPLYALEDYYLPTATRIEEGIREAVEF; this comes from the coding sequence ATGAGCGAGACACAGAACCTTACCGTGGTACAGGCGGTTCGAGACGGATTGTACACCGAGATGCGCGAGGACGACGACGTCCTCGTGTTGGGCCAAGATGTGGGGAAGAACGGCGGCGTCTTCCGCGCGACCGAGGGCCTGTTCGACGAGTTCGGCGGCGACCGCGTCGTCGACACCCCGCTTGCAGAGTCGGGGATCGTCGGTGCCGCCGTCGGCATGGCCGCGATGGGACTCAAACCCGTTCCCGAGATCCAGTTTTCGGGGTTCATGTATCCCGGTTTCGACCAGATCGTCTCCCACATGGCCCGCTTCCGGACGCGAAGCCGGGGGCGATTCAACCTGCCGATGACCCTCCGCGCCCCGTACGGTGGCGGAATTCGGGCGCCGGAGCACCACTCCGAGTCGAAGGAGGCGTTTTACGCCCACGAGGCCGGGCTGAAGGTCGTCATCCCCTCGACCCCGTACGACGCGAAGGGGCTGCTCGCGGCGTCGATTCGCGACCCCGACCCGGTGATCTTCCTCGAACCGAAGCTCATCTACCGGGCGTTCCGCGGCGAGGTGCCCGAGGAGCCGTACACCGTTCCCATCGGTGAGGCGGTCACCCGCCGTGAGGGCGGCGACGTGGCGGTGTTCACCTACGGCGCCATGACGCGCCCGACGCTCGAGGCCGCTGAGACCCTCGCCGAGGAGGGGATCGATTGCGAGGTCGTCGACCTCCGAACCGTCTCACCGCTCGACCGCGAGGCGATCATCGAGGCGTTCGAGGCCACCGGGCGTGCCGTCGTCGTCCACGAAGCCCCGAAGACGGGGGGGCTCGCCGGCGAGATCACGGCGATCATTCAGGAGGAGGCGCTCCTGTATCAGGAGGCGCCCGTGAAGCGCGTCACCGGATTCGACGTGCCGTACCCGCTGTACGCGCTGGAGGACTACTACCTCCCGACCGCGACCCGCATCGAGGAGGGTATCAGAGAGGCGGTGGAGTTCTGA
- a CDS encoding CopZ family metallochaperone, producing the protein MSQTITVEGMSCEHCEQSVTEALEGVDGVESATADRESKSATVEGDADSDALVSAVNDAGYDASA; encoded by the coding sequence ATGAGCCAGACGATCACCGTCGAAGGAATGTCGTGTGAACACTGCGAACAGAGCGTCACGGAGGCGCTCGAAGGCGTCGACGGCGTCGAGAGTGCGACTGCGGACCGCGAGAGCAAGTCCGCGACCGTCGAGGGCGACGCCGATTCGGACGCGCTCGTGAGCGCGGTGAATGATGCGGGCTACGACGCCTCCGCTTAA
- a CDS encoding PPC domain-containing DNA-binding protein, translated as MHHREVESTAEYVARFETGADWREEIEDLARAEDVEAGWFTALGAVQDAEVWFYDQDETEYQSVTFDEPLEVAACVGNVSLLDGDVFAHTHVVLSRPSGQALAGHLDSATVWAGECHLRAFAEPLERSHDAATDLDLWL; from the coding sequence ATGCACCATCGGGAAGTCGAGTCGACGGCGGAGTACGTCGCGCGGTTCGAGACGGGCGCCGACTGGCGCGAGGAAATCGAGGACCTCGCCCGCGCGGAGGACGTCGAGGCGGGCTGGTTCACGGCGCTCGGGGCCGTACAGGACGCGGAGGTGTGGTTCTACGACCAGGATGAGACAGAGTATCAGTCGGTGACCTTCGACGAGCCGCTGGAGGTCGCGGCCTGCGTCGGCAACGTCTCGCTGCTCGACGGCGACGTGTTCGCGCACACGCACGTCGTGCTGTCGCGACCGAGCGGACAGGCGCTCGCGGGCCACCTCGACTCTGCGACCGTCTGGGCCGGCGAGTGCCACCTCCGGGCGTTCGCGGAGCCGCTGGAGCGCTCTCACGACGCCGCCACCGACCTCGACTTATGGCTCTGA